One Dehalococcoidia bacterium genomic window carries:
- a CDS encoding MerR family transcriptional regulator translates to MGSMARAKDAYLQIGEVAERAGVSQRTLRFYEEKGLLKPPARLESGFRLYTEDDVWRVRQIKKLQQLLGVSLAEIKEMVDAQDTLRQLKAQYRPDAPPTVKLEQLRRATEVVQRQYEIVRNKVDQLLEMKEQLEEWLRTFERWRQRLEREATGR, encoded by the coding sequence ATGGGTTCGATGGCTCGTGCCAAGGACGCCTACCTCCAGATAGGCGAGGTGGCGGAGCGTGCTGGTGTCAGCCAGCGGACCCTCCGTTTTTACGAGGAGAAGGGCCTCCTAAAGCCACCGGCCCGTCTGGAGAGCGGTTTTCGTCTCTACACTGAGGACGACGTCTGGCGGGTAAGACAGATAAAGAAGCTACAACAGCTTCTGGGCGTCAGTCTGGCGGAGATCAAGGAGATGGTGGACGCCCAAGACACCCTGCGCCAGCTGAAGGCCCAATACCGCCCTGATGCGCCCCCCACCGTCAAGTTGGAGCAACTGCGCCGAGCTACGGAGGTGGTCCAGCGCCAGTACGAGATCGTCCGCAACAAGGTGGACCAGCTCCTGGAGATGAAGGAACAGCTGGAGGAGTGGCTGCGCACCTTTGAGCGGTGGCGGCAGCGTCTGGAGAGGGAGGCCACTGGTCGCTAG
- a CDS encoding ATP-binding protein: MAAVLVAALVAAVIALYLAMVEGVGPLGILLLLAGMGAVFLIQLRTRRGPTQEPAAKDLTSCQRLAQALEAAPVPLIVLDREGRVETLNAAALALLRQELVGQPLAWALPQQTVLDAIHRVRRGQGEVRAPATGPAGQPLELYAVPLDAGGALVALLDLTEAHRLDQMRRDLVANVSHQLRTPIAAIKASLETLQQAMSRPRIRASFLESALQETERLERLVEELLELSRLESGAGISPQQGVDVGQVVKVATERAQPRAQQADLRLELEVAEPLPPLWADPERLERALLELLDNAIKFTSRGGRILVSARPTEEGVLISVSDTGPGIPDEERPYIFHRFYRGAAGRRLPGAGLGLAIVKHVVEAHGGRVWVEGGEAQGATFHILLPSFPFLSPQV; this comes from the coding sequence ATGGCGGCAGTGCTGGTGGCGGCCTTAGTGGCCGCGGTCATCGCCCTCTATTTGGCGATGGTGGAGGGAGTAGGCCCTCTAGGCATCCTCCTCCTTCTGGCTGGGATGGGGGCTGTTTTTCTCATCCAGCTGCGGACCCGCCGTGGGCCAACGCAGGAGCCCGCAGCCAAGGACTTGACCTCCTGCCAGCGCCTCGCCCAAGCCCTGGAGGCAGCCCCCGTGCCTTTGATCGTCCTAGACAGGGAGGGGAGGGTGGAGACCCTCAATGCCGCCGCCCTTGCCCTATTAAGGCAGGAGCTGGTGGGCCAGCCCCTCGCCTGGGCCCTACCCCAGCAGACGGTGCTGGACGCCATCCACCGGGTGCGGCGTGGCCAGGGCGAGGTCCGCGCCCCAGCCACCGGCCCCGCCGGCCAGCCCCTGGAGCTGTACGCCGTCCCCCTGGATGCTGGCGGGGCCCTGGTGGCCCTTTTGGACCTGACGGAGGCCCACCGCCTGGACCAGATGCGCCGCGACCTCGTGGCCAACGTGTCCCACCAGCTGCGCACCCCCATCGCAGCCATCAAGGCCTCCCTGGAGACCCTCCAACAAGCCATGAGCCGACCCCGCATCCGCGCCTCCTTCCTAGAGAGCGCCCTGCAGGAGACCGAACGGCTGGAGAGGCTGGTGGAGGAGCTTCTGGAGCTCTCGCGGCTGGAGAGCGGGGCCGGGATCTCCCCCCAACAGGGTGTGGACGTGGGCCAGGTGGTCAAGGTGGCCACGGAGAGGGCCCAGCCCAGAGCCCAGCAAGCGGACCTCCGCCTGGAGCTGGAGGTGGCAGAGCCCCTGCCCCCCCTGTGGGCCGACCCGGAGCGGCTAGAGCGGGCGTTGCTGGAACTACTGGACAACGCCATCAAGTTCACTTCAAGGGGCGGCAGGATACTGGTCTCCGCTCGCCCCACGGAGGAGGGCGTCCTCATCAGCGTCAGCGACACGGGCCCCGGCATCCCGGACGAGGAGAGGCCTTACATATTCCACCGCTTCTACCGCGGCGCGGCTGGCCGCCGTCTGCCGGGGGCAGGCCTGGGCCTAGCCATCGTCAAGCACGTGGTGGAGGCCCACGGGGGGCGGGTATGGGTGGAAGGGGGAGAGGCCCAGGGAGCCACCTTTCACATCCTACTGCCCTCCTTCCCCTTCCTATCCCCGCAGGTCTAA
- the scpB gene encoding SMC-Scp complex subunit ScpB, producing MGWELSSLAVALEALLFVAEAPVRVGQLAAALEASPAQVEEALQHLARVLKGRGLRLQRQGDRVRLVTAPEVSPYVERFLGRHRRDRLPRGALETLAIIAYRQPITRAQIEAIRGVDCQRALATLKARGLIAEVGRAPGPGRPPLYGTTIKFLEHFGLERPEDLPPLTSPSSEGNMGHGPPQRRG from the coding sequence ATGGGGTGGGAGCTATCTAGCCTGGCTGTTGCGCTGGAGGCCCTCCTCTTCGTGGCCGAGGCCCCCGTCCGGGTGGGGCAACTAGCCGCCGCCCTGGAGGCCTCCCCGGCCCAGGTGGAGGAGGCCCTCCAGCACCTGGCCCGCGTCCTAAAGGGGCGGGGCCTTCGGCTGCAGCGTCAGGGGGACCGCGTCCGTCTGGTGACGGCCCCCGAGGTGTCCCCCTATGTGGAGCGTTTCCTGGGGCGGCACCGTCGCGACCGGCTGCCCCGTGGTGCCCTGGAGACCCTAGCCATCATCGCCTATCGTCAGCCCATCACCAGGGCCCAGATAGAGGCCATCCGGGGCGTCGACTGTCAGCGGGCCCTGGCCACCCTCAAGGCCCGTGGCCTCATCGCAGAGGTGGGGAGGGCGCCGGGCCCTGGCCGTCCTCCCCTTTATGGGACCACCATCAAGTTCCTGGAACACTTCGGCCTGGAGCGCCCCGAGGACCTCCCCCCCTTGACTTCCCCATCCAGCGAGGGCAACATGGGCCATGGGCCCCCGCAGCGACGGGGGTGA
- a CDS encoding histidine phosphatase family protein, giving the protein MGDSEAQVRPGEARPSPPPLDLFGRLFRYVAPDATELVLVRHGEAAPPSSQDANYDPPLSEKGRHQAHLLAKRLAQVPIHALYASPLRRAQETAAVVSDAIGLPVVTVPDLREVDIDLGQLRAAYGQAEREAVIQDMARKLLTQARWDILPGFEPSHSFRLRVCRALGHIVSRHPGQRVVVVCHGGVINIYLSIVLDIPRDIFFLPEHTSLTVVRTSGQRAVVQVVGDHAHLLDYGLEPFTAF; this is encoded by the coding sequence ATGGGAGACAGCGAGGCTCAGGTGAGGCCGGGCGAGGCACGGCCATCTCCTCCCCCCCTCGACCTCTTTGGGCGCCTCTTTCGTTACGTAGCCCCAGACGCTACAGAGCTGGTGCTGGTGCGCCATGGCGAGGCCGCCCCTCCCTCCTCACAGGACGCCAACTACGACCCTCCCCTATCCGAGAAAGGGCGCCACCAAGCTCACCTCCTGGCCAAAAGGTTGGCCCAAGTGCCCATACACGCCCTCTACGCCTCCCCCCTGCGGCGGGCCCAGGAGACGGCCGCCGTCGTCTCCGACGCCATCGGCCTCCCGGTGGTCACCGTGCCCGACCTGCGGGAGGTGGACATCGATTTAGGCCAGCTGAGGGCCGCCTATGGACAGGCCGAGCGGGAGGCGGTCATCCAGGACATGGCCCGTAAGCTTTTGACCCAAGCACGCTGGGACATCCTCCCCGGATTCGAGCCTTCCCACAGCTTCCGCCTCCGCGTCTGCCGCGCCCTGGGCCACATCGTATCCCGTCATCCGGGCCAGAGGGTGGTGGTGGTCTGCCACGGCGGCGTCATCAACATCTACCTGAGCATCGTCCTGGACATCCCACGCGACATCTTCTTCCTGCCCGAACACACCTCCCTCACCGTGGTGCGCACCAGCGGCCAGCGAGCGGTGGTGCAGGTGGTAGGGGATCATGCCCACCTGTTGGATTATGGCCTGGAACCTTTTACGGCCTTTTAA
- a CDS encoding response regulator transcription factor — MPRILIVEDEPTLAQALRYNLEREGYRVTLASQGQEALDAFHLRHPDLVILDLILPDMDGLEVCRALRRHSSVPILILTARGEETDRVVGLELGADDYMVKPFSMRELVARVRALLRRAQSSPPDEVLVSSDLRLDLRRREAYRGGMPLPLRPKEFDLLAFFMRHRGRALSREEILTHVWGVDVAVDTRTVDVHVRWLREKVENVPSKPTRIITVRGLGYRFEG; from the coding sequence TTGCCCAGAATACTGATAGTAGAGGACGAGCCTACCCTGGCCCAGGCCCTCCGCTACAACCTGGAGCGGGAGGGCTACCGCGTGACCCTAGCCTCCCAGGGCCAGGAGGCTCTGGATGCCTTCCATCTTCGTCATCCCGACCTGGTCATCCTGGACCTCATCCTGCCGGATATGGACGGGCTGGAGGTATGCCGCGCCCTCCGCCGCCACTCCTCCGTGCCCATCCTCATCCTCACAGCCAGAGGGGAGGAGACGGACCGGGTGGTGGGACTGGAGCTGGGGGCCGATGATTACATGGTGAAGCCCTTCTCCATGCGGGAGTTGGTGGCGCGGGTGCGGGCCCTGTTGCGCCGCGCCCAGAGCTCCCCACCAGATGAGGTGCTGGTATCCTCCGACCTGCGGCTGGACCTGCGCCGTCGTGAGGCCTACCGCGGTGGCATGCCCCTCCCTCTGCGCCCCAAGGAGTTCGACCTTCTGGCATTCTTCATGCGCCACCGCGGTCGCGCCCTCAGCCGGGAGGAGATATTGACCCATGTCTGGGGGGTGGACGTCGCCGTGGACACCCGCACCGTGGACGTCCACGTCCGCTGGCTGAGGGAGAAGGTGGAAAATGTGCCCAGCAAGCCCACCCGCATCATCACCGTCCGCGGCCTCGGCTACCGGTTCGAGGGGTGA
- a CDS encoding phage major capsid protein, with amino-acid sequence MALTLAEAAKLSNDMLLVGVIETIVKESPILQVLPFIEIVGNGLTYNQEATAPAAAFYDVGDVWTESTPTFEQKTAQLKILGGDADIDNFLLATRSNIQDLEAAIVQLKAKAVRQLFEDTFINGDSAANAKAFDGIDKLCDPSQTISMGPNGGTLTLEKLDELIDLIKGGKPDMLLMSRRTRRTLNRLARQSGAFLEADRNEFGQMVQFYDGIPIGICDYISDSQTVGTANDCSTIYALQFGEGGVAGLTAPGGLQVERVGSLESKDATRIRIKWYAAIALFNKVKLAKLVGVRP; translated from the coding sequence ATGGCTTTGACCCTGGCCGAAGCGGCCAAGCTCTCCAACGATATGCTCCTGGTGGGGGTCATCGAGACCATCGTCAAGGAGTCCCCCATCCTTCAGGTGCTCCCTTTCATCGAGATCGTGGGCAATGGCCTCACCTATAACCAGGAGGCCACCGCCCCGGCTGCCGCCTTCTACGACGTGGGCGACGTCTGGACCGAGTCCACCCCCACCTTCGAGCAGAAGACGGCCCAGCTGAAGATCCTGGGCGGTGACGCCGACATCGATAACTTCCTTCTGGCCACCAGGTCCAACATCCAGGACCTGGAGGCGGCCATCGTGCAGCTGAAGGCCAAGGCCGTGCGCCAGCTCTTTGAGGACACCTTCATCAATGGCGACTCCGCTGCCAACGCCAAGGCCTTCGATGGCATCGACAAGCTGTGCGACCCTTCCCAGACCATCTCCATGGGGCCCAACGGGGGCACCCTCACCTTGGAGAAGCTGGACGAGCTCATCGACCTCATCAAGGGGGGAAAGCCAGACATGCTCCTCATGAGCCGGCGCACCCGCCGCACCCTCAACCGCCTGGCCCGCCAGTCGGGCGCCTTCCTGGAGGCGGACCGCAACGAATTCGGGCAGATGGTCCAGTTCTACGATGGCATCCCCATCGGCATCTGCGACTACATCTCCGATAGCCAGACGGTGGGGACCGCCAACGACTGCTCCACCATCTATGCCCTCCAGTTCGGCGAGGGAGGGGTAGCGGGGCTCACCGCCCCCGGCGGCCTGCAGGTGGAGCGGGTGGGCAGCCTGGAGAGCAAGGACGCCACCCGTATCCGCATCAAGTGGTACGCAGCCATCGCTCTGTTTAACAAGGTCAAGCTGGCCAAGCTGGTAGGCGTGCGGCCATAA